A region of Paractinoplanes abujensis DNA encodes the following proteins:
- a CDS encoding LysR family transcriptional regulator, with protein MLEIRRLVLLRELAVRGTIAAVAEALNFSPSAVSQQLSLLEKEAGQPLLRKSGRGVQLTPQAEVLVASVGEILDSLERAEAGLQAAVTRVSGRVRVAVFQSAALALMPATLLAMASRFPDVRVEMVQREPEEALRETWARDFDMVIAEQYPAHAAPHHPGLDRRPLTTDAIRLALPSPGAALHPVASLGEARHMPWVMEPRGTASRHFAEQLCRLTGFEPDVRYETADLQAHIRLVESGNAVALIPDLLWLGRDTSCRLLDLPGRPHRTIFTAQRVAGAASPAARALRETLEQVAAGLTAGD; from the coding sequence ATGCTGGAGATCCGGCGGCTCGTGCTGCTGCGGGAGCTGGCCGTCCGGGGCACGATCGCGGCCGTGGCGGAGGCGCTCAACTTCTCCCCGTCGGCCGTGTCGCAGCAGCTCAGCCTGCTCGAGAAGGAGGCCGGCCAGCCGCTGCTGCGCAAGTCGGGGCGCGGCGTGCAGCTCACCCCGCAGGCCGAGGTGCTGGTGGCGTCGGTGGGCGAGATCCTCGACAGCCTGGAGCGCGCGGAGGCCGGGCTGCAGGCCGCCGTGACCCGGGTCAGCGGCCGGGTCCGGGTGGCCGTGTTCCAGTCCGCCGCGCTCGCCCTGATGCCGGCGACGCTCCTCGCCATGGCGTCCCGCTTTCCCGACGTACGGGTCGAAATGGTGCAGCGCGAGCCGGAAGAGGCGCTGCGCGAAACCTGGGCCCGCGACTTCGACATGGTGATCGCTGAGCAGTACCCGGCTCACGCCGCCCCACACCACCCCGGCCTCGATCGCCGCCCGCTGACCACCGACGCCATCCGGCTCGCCCTGCCGTCGCCCGGGGCCGCGCTGCACCCGGTGGCCTCCCTCGGCGAGGCCCGGCACATGCCCTGGGTGATGGAGCCGCGCGGCACGGCGTCGCGCCACTTCGCCGAGCAGCTGTGCCGGCTCACCGGTTTCGAGCCCGACGTACGCTACGAGACCGCCGACCTGCAAGCCCACATCCGCCTCGTCGAATCCGGCAACGCGGTCGCTCTGATCCCGGACCTGCTCTGGCTGGGCCGCGACACCTCGTGCCGCCTGCTCGACCTGCCCGGCCGGCCGCACCGCACCATCTTCACGGCCCAGCGCGTGGCCGGTGCGGCCTCCCCGGCGGCCCGGGCCCTGCGCGAAACCCTCGAGCAGGTGGCGGCCGGCCTCACCGCCGGGGACTAA
- a CDS encoding lysophospholipid acyltransferase family protein — MLWVFSMAYWAFIGLSCVVFFAGAVVVWLVTLPFDRRRVALHLYSSAWASFYVYVNPLWRLRVTGRDLVPWHGSAVLVANHASLIDILGLFALFRPFKWVSKQEIFRVPLIGWNMRLNDYVPLVRGSGESIRRMMAHCDRLLAAGSPVLMFPEGRRTSDGELQPFKDGAFELAVRHQVPIVPIAVHGTRRALPRHGLVLRDHVDVHVEVLPPIAPQDDAATMKDLARKAIASALNAS, encoded by the coding sequence ATGTTGTGGGTCTTCTCAATGGCCTACTGGGCGTTCATCGGGCTCAGTTGCGTCGTGTTCTTCGCCGGCGCGGTCGTGGTGTGGCTCGTGACGCTCCCGTTCGACCGGCGGCGGGTGGCCCTGCACCTGTACTCCTCGGCCTGGGCGTCGTTCTACGTCTACGTGAACCCGCTGTGGCGGCTGCGCGTGACCGGTCGCGACCTCGTGCCCTGGCACGGCTCGGCGGTCCTGGTGGCCAACCACGCGTCGCTGATCGACATCCTGGGGCTGTTCGCGCTGTTCCGGCCGTTCAAGTGGGTGTCGAAGCAGGAAATCTTCCGGGTTCCCCTGATCGGGTGGAACATGCGCCTCAACGACTACGTGCCGCTGGTCCGGGGCAGTGGCGAGTCGATCCGCCGCATGATGGCGCACTGCGACCGTCTGCTGGCCGCCGGTTCGCCCGTCCTGATGTTCCCGGAGGGCCGGCGCACCTCCGACGGTGAGCTGCAGCCGTTCAAGGACGGCGCCTTCGAGCTTGCCGTTCGCCACCAGGTGCCCATCGTCCCGATCGCGGTGCACGGCACCCGGCGCGCGCTGCCGCGGCACGGTCTCGTCCTGCGCGACCACGTCGACGTGCACGTGGAAGTGCTGCCCCCGATCGCGCCGCAGGACGACGCCGCGACGATGAAGGATCTGGCCCGCAAGGCGATCGCGAGCGCCCTCAACGCGTCGTGA
- a CDS encoding VOC family protein has product MSMLHTPGHGAVLNPFVMVEDAAGLITFVSEVFDVGETPEAHTEMPDGKLIHSELRLGSVDLMIVDRLDGWPLRPGLLQVWVTDVATVQKRAAERGARIVTEPTPFYGETTVGRMLDPWQNLWWLYAPAPGQPDPAPHWDDEGGDTIFTTLDAALRTLR; this is encoded by the coding sequence ATGAGCATGTTGCACACGCCCGGGCACGGCGCCGTCCTGAACCCGTTCGTCATGGTCGAGGACGCGGCCGGCCTGATCACCTTCGTGTCCGAGGTCTTCGACGTCGGCGAGACCCCCGAGGCGCACACCGAGATGCCCGACGGCAAACTCATCCACTCCGAGCTGCGGCTGGGCAGCGTCGACCTGATGATCGTGGACCGCCTGGACGGCTGGCCGCTGCGCCCCGGCCTGCTGCAGGTCTGGGTCACCGACGTCGCGACCGTGCAGAAACGCGCAGCCGAACGAGGCGCGAGGATCGTCACCGAGCCGACCCCGTTCTACGGTGAGACCACTGTGGGTCGCATGCTCGACCCGTGGCAGAACCTCTGGTGGCTGTACGCCCCGGCCCCCGGCCAACCCGACCCGGCGCCGCACTGGGACGACGAGGGCGGCGACACGATCTTCACCACGCTCGACGCCGCCTTGCGCACCCTTCGCTGA
- a CDS encoding phosphoglycerate dehydrogenase gives MKLLLPDSVDLNPDLPAGVTAVRYAVNRPIPGEHTDAEALVVWNNSGDQMRDAAQRLTRLRWVQTLAAGPDAVVAAGFAPEVVITSGRGLHDQTVAEHTLAMVLAAVRHLHVLVRAQIGHHWAEEMRELQAAPATAQFYTLRDAHVVIWGFGGIAAALTPHLTALGARVTGVARSAGTRHGVEVVTEDSFAQLLPTADVLIGILPATPATQHALNADMFAQLPAHAWVVNVGRGATLDEDALLDALREGDIGGAALDVFETEPLPADSGLWNEPNVILTPHVAGGRPLGASALISENVTAFQDGRPLRNIVER, from the coding sequence ATGAAGCTTCTGCTGCCCGACAGCGTCGACCTGAACCCCGACCTGCCCGCCGGCGTGACGGCCGTGCGATACGCGGTCAACCGGCCGATCCCCGGCGAGCACACCGACGCCGAGGCGCTGGTCGTCTGGAACAACTCGGGCGACCAGATGCGCGACGCCGCGCAGCGGCTCACCCGGCTGCGCTGGGTGCAGACCCTGGCCGCCGGGCCCGACGCCGTGGTCGCCGCCGGTTTCGCGCCCGAGGTTGTGATCACCTCTGGGCGCGGGCTGCACGATCAGACAGTGGCCGAGCACACGCTGGCGATGGTACTGGCCGCCGTACGCCACCTGCACGTGCTCGTTCGCGCGCAGATCGGCCACCACTGGGCCGAGGAGATGCGCGAACTGCAAGCCGCACCGGCCACCGCGCAGTTCTACACACTCCGCGATGCGCATGTGGTCATCTGGGGCTTCGGCGGCATCGCGGCCGCGCTCACACCACACCTGACCGCGCTGGGGGCGCGGGTCACCGGGGTCGCCCGCAGCGCCGGCACCCGCCACGGCGTCGAAGTGGTGACCGAGGACAGCTTCGCCCAGCTGCTGCCCACGGCCGACGTGCTCATCGGCATCCTGCCCGCCACCCCGGCCACGCAGCACGCGCTCAACGCGGACATGTTCGCGCAACTACCTGCGCACGCCTGGGTGGTCAACGTCGGGCGCGGCGCCACCCTGGACGAGGACGCGCTGCTCGACGCCCTGCGCGAGGGTGACATCGGCGGGGCGGCTCTGGACGTCTTCGAGACCGAGCCGCTGCCCGCCGACTCCGGCCTGTGGAACGAGCCCAACGTCATCCTCACCCCCCACGTGGCCGGCGGCCGCCCGCTCGGCGCTTCCGCCCTGATCAGCGAAAACGTGACCGCCTTCCAGGACGGCCGCCCACTGCGCAACATCGTCGAACGCTGA
- a CDS encoding PLP-dependent aminotransferase family protein encodes MTIVQFEPRDGILDLGWGHPLPELLPAAAWATAAASALDTYGWKALTYGHAPGPAPLREWIAARTNEQSADCTFVTAGASHGLTLVAQVLAEPGDTVLVDSPTYHYAFRILTDRGLRLVPVRAEDADEVGRQARRHRAAFLYVVPTFGNPTGRSLSPGQRRALAAQDLPIVEDDPYRELYYDRSPPPFTDANVISLGSFSKTVAPGLRLGWITATPDLVARLARVGSVHSGGGVNHTTALTMAEFAASGAYGKHVALLRERYRTHRDVLSEAINADRPDGGWFLWLRLPDGVDAESLLAVAERHGTSFVPGPRFFADRRGGSDRVRLSFSLLPPAELTEAARRLKLALRSVSGQ; translated from the coding sequence GTGACGATCGTTCAGTTCGAGCCCCGCGACGGAATCCTCGATCTCGGCTGGGGCCACCCGCTGCCGGAGCTGCTGCCGGCGGCCGCGTGGGCCACGGCCGCGGCGAGCGCCTTGGACACGTACGGCTGGAAAGCGCTCACCTACGGCCATGCCCCCGGCCCGGCGCCGTTGCGCGAATGGATCGCGGCGCGCACGAATGAACAGTCCGCGGACTGCACGTTTGTGACTGCGGGCGCTTCGCACGGGCTGACGCTGGTGGCGCAGGTGCTGGCCGAACCCGGCGACACCGTCCTGGTCGACTCCCCTACCTATCACTACGCGTTCCGGATCCTGACCGATCGTGGCCTCAGGCTTGTTCCCGTGCGGGCGGAGGACGCCGACGAGGTGGGCCGGCAGGCACGCCGGCACCGGGCCGCCTTCCTGTACGTGGTCCCGACGTTCGGCAACCCGACCGGTCGCAGCCTCTCCCCCGGGCAGCGCCGAGCGCTGGCCGCCCAGGACCTGCCGATCGTGGAGGACGACCCTTATCGCGAGCTGTACTACGACAGATCGCCGCCGCCGTTCACCGACGCCAACGTGATCAGCCTGGGCTCTTTCTCGAAAACGGTCGCCCCCGGCCTGCGCCTGGGCTGGATCACCGCGACACCGGACCTGGTCGCCCGGCTGGCCCGAGTCGGCTCCGTCCACAGCGGAGGCGGCGTCAACCACACGACCGCGCTCACCATGGCCGAGTTCGCCGCCTCAGGGGCGTACGGGAAGCATGTCGCTCTTCTGCGCGAACGCTATCGAACGCACAGGGACGTCCTGAGTGAGGCGATCAACGCCGACCGGCCGGACGGCGGCTGGTTCCTCTGGCTGAGGTTGCCCGACGGTGTCGACGCGGAGTCACTGCTGGCGGTCGCGGAGCGTCACGGCACCAGCTTCGTTCCGGGCCCACGGTTCTTCGCCGACCGGCGTGGGGGTTCTGATCGCGTACGGCTCAGTTTCTCGCTCCTGCCCCCGGCCGAGCTGACCGAGGCGGCCCGTCGCCTGAAACTCGCCCTTCGTTCCGTCTCGGGACAGTGA
- a CDS encoding phosphotransferase family protein: MEQAVTHWVEHVALPGRRIVDARRLTGGYSNENTALTTDDGHRYVLRRYLRHNKCALEAALADRLKGTAPVPEVVAADPTGDSVGEPLLLSTFVAGLPVGEILAAGDDAELGRDVGATLARIGTIAFEAPGFFADGLRPDGSEPTVGLDQFVERCLREGNAAGHLTAAEQDALLRYAAGAAADLAAVKGSRQLVHSDYNPKNLLAARSATGRWRVAAVLDWEFAFSSTPLVDVGNMLRDPRPPAFLDGFLSGFRDAGGDLPPGWRRISQAADLFALADFLTRPVEHRYFRRSIDRIRDLVGAQAGTNVRRDRM; encoded by the coding sequence ATGGAACAAGCCGTCACGCACTGGGTCGAGCACGTCGCCCTGCCGGGCCGCCGGATCGTCGACGCGCGCAGGCTGACCGGTGGCTACAGCAACGAGAACACGGCGCTCACCACCGACGACGGCCACCGGTACGTGCTCCGGCGCTACCTGCGGCACAACAAGTGCGCCCTCGAGGCCGCCCTGGCCGACCGGCTCAAGGGCACGGCGCCGGTGCCCGAGGTGGTGGCGGCCGACCCCACGGGCGACAGCGTGGGTGAGCCGCTGCTGCTGTCGACGTTCGTCGCGGGCCTGCCGGTGGGCGAGATCCTGGCCGCGGGCGACGACGCCGAGCTGGGCCGTGATGTCGGGGCCACGCTGGCCCGTATCGGCACGATCGCGTTCGAGGCGCCCGGCTTCTTCGCCGACGGCCTGCGGCCCGACGGGTCGGAACCCACCGTGGGCCTCGACCAGTTCGTCGAGCGCTGCCTGCGTGAGGGCAACGCCGCCGGCCACCTGACCGCCGCCGAGCAGGACGCCTTGCTGCGTTACGCCGCCGGAGCCGCCGCCGACCTGGCCGCGGTCAAGGGCTCCCGGCAGTTGGTGCACTCCGACTACAACCCGAAGAACCTGCTCGCCGCCCGCTCCGCGACCGGTCGGTGGCGGGTGGCGGCCGTGCTCGACTGGGAATTCGCGTTCAGCAGCACCCCGCTCGTCGACGTGGGCAACATGCTGCGCGACCCGCGGCCGCCGGCGTTCCTCGACGGCTTCCTGAGCGGCTTCCGCGACGCCGGCGGTGACCTCCCGCCCGGCTGGCGGCGCATCAGCCAGGCCGCCGACCTGTTCGCGCTGGCCGACTTCCTGACCCGGCCGGTCGAGCACCGCTACTTCCGGCGCTCGATCGACCGGATCCGGGACCTGGTGGGTGCTCAGGCCGGCACGAACGTCAGGCGCGACCGGATGTGA
- a CDS encoding proline dehydrogenase family protein → MSDVVQSRPLNVERDELADEAIALVRRWLREASAIKTTGSAAQLAGVLRDPKGLAFAVGFVDGVVRPEDVRVSARALAALAPDVPRFLPAPLRAAVRAGGVLAPVLPGVVVPIARRVLRRMVGHLIVDATDAKLGRAIAKIKRRDVRLNVNLLGEAVLGRGEATRRLRETERLLGRDDVDYVSIKVSSTVAPHNPWAFDEAVTEIVEQLTPLFTLAATARTRKFVNLDMEEYKDLDLTIAVFTRLLDKPEMHNLEAGIVLQAYLPDALAAMIRLQEWAAVRRQTGGAGVKVRLVKGANLPMEQVEATVHGWPLATWGSKQETDTNYKRVLDYALDPARIGNVRLGVAGHNLFDVAYAWLLAGRRGVREGIEFEMLLGMAEGQAEVVRREVGGLLLYTPVVRPEQFDVAIAYLIRRLEEGASSDNFMSAVFELDSNTALFTRERDRFLASLAGLDAAVPSPHRVADRHAAVPPAVSGHFANTPDTDPSVAENRSLVREVLGRVPTSQLGVATIAAARVVDERRLDDRLGSAVAAADAWGALSGAARGEILHRVGAALEARRADLIEVMASETGKTADQADPEVSEAVDFAHYYAELAAQLDDIDGAVAIPEKLTLVTPPWNFPVAIPAGSVLSALAAGSAVALKPAGPAERCGALLAEIIKPELPDADLLTLVQVEENELGSKLIAHALVDRVILTGAYETAQLFRSFRADLPLLAETSGKNAIIVTPSADLDLAVKDVVNSAFGHAGQKCSAASLVVLVGSVARSERFRHQLLDAASSLTVGWPSDARSQVGPVIEPAAGKLHDGLTKLGPGEKWLLQPKSLDDSGRLWTPGIRDGVTRGSAFHRTEYFGPVLGIMTAATLDEAIDLVNDVDFGLTSGLHSLDPAELNTWLSRVQAGNLYVNRGITGAIVRRQPFGGWKKSAVGPGTKAGGPNYLIGLTGWQSAPATTGEVPDDMRALLAAAPSTAADLLTRAVASDAAAWSGHFAQSDVSGLWAERNVLRYLPVPVTVRLSADAPVESLARVVAAGLRAGAPVQVSVASPLPAELAAAIPFGIRVEDDATFAAGLRTVNRVRLIGGSAEALARATEGRPDLAVWSGPVTEAGRVELLPFLHEQAVSITAHRFGNPDKLAHTAL, encoded by the coding sequence ATGTCTGACGTCGTGCAGTCCCGGCCCCTGAACGTCGAACGCGACGAGCTCGCCGACGAGGCCATCGCCCTGGTCCGCCGGTGGCTCCGCGAGGCCTCGGCGATCAAGACCACCGGGTCCGCCGCGCAACTGGCCGGTGTGCTGCGCGACCCGAAGGGGCTGGCCTTCGCGGTCGGCTTCGTCGACGGCGTGGTGCGGCCGGAGGACGTACGGGTCAGTGCCCGCGCCCTGGCCGCCCTCGCGCCGGACGTGCCGCGGTTCCTGCCCGCTCCCCTGCGCGCCGCCGTCCGCGCCGGTGGGGTGCTGGCGCCGGTGCTGCCGGGCGTCGTCGTGCCGATCGCCCGCCGGGTGCTGCGGCGCATGGTCGGCCACCTGATCGTGGACGCGACCGACGCCAAGCTGGGCCGTGCGATCGCGAAGATCAAGCGCCGCGACGTGCGGCTGAACGTCAACCTGCTCGGCGAGGCGGTGCTGGGCCGGGGCGAGGCGACCCGCAGGTTGCGCGAAACCGAGCGTCTGCTCGGCCGCGACGACGTCGACTACGTGTCGATCAAGGTGTCGTCGACCGTCGCGCCGCACAACCCGTGGGCGTTCGACGAGGCCGTGACCGAGATCGTCGAGCAGCTGACGCCGCTGTTCACGCTGGCCGCCACCGCCCGTACGCGCAAATTCGTCAACCTCGACATGGAGGAGTACAAGGACCTCGACCTGACGATCGCGGTCTTCACCCGGCTGCTCGACAAGCCCGAGATGCACAACCTCGAGGCCGGCATCGTGCTGCAGGCCTATCTGCCGGACGCGCTCGCGGCCATGATCCGCCTGCAGGAGTGGGCCGCGGTGCGCCGGCAGACCGGCGGCGCGGGCGTCAAGGTGCGCCTGGTCAAGGGGGCCAACCTGCCGATGGAGCAGGTCGAGGCGACGGTGCACGGCTGGCCGCTGGCCACGTGGGGCTCCAAGCAGGAGACGGACACCAACTACAAGCGGGTGCTCGACTACGCGCTCGATCCCGCGCGGATCGGCAACGTGCGGCTGGGCGTGGCCGGGCACAACCTGTTCGACGTCGCGTACGCGTGGCTGCTCGCCGGTCGTCGCGGGGTGCGTGAGGGCATCGAGTTCGAGATGCTGCTCGGCATGGCCGAAGGGCAGGCCGAGGTGGTGCGGCGCGAGGTCGGCGGGCTGTTGCTCTACACCCCGGTCGTACGGCCGGAGCAGTTCGACGTGGCCATCGCGTACTTGATCCGTCGCCTCGAGGAGGGCGCGTCGAGCGACAACTTCATGTCCGCGGTGTTCGAGCTGGACAGCAATACTGCGTTGTTCACGCGCGAGCGTGACCGCTTCCTGGCTTCGCTGGCGGGTCTTGATGCTGCGGTGCCGTCGCCGCATCGGGTGGCGGACCGGCACGCGGCGGTACCGCCTGCCGTTTCCGGGCATTTCGCCAATACGCCCGACACCGACCCGTCCGTCGCGGAGAACCGTTCTCTCGTCCGCGAGGTGCTCGGGCGGGTGCCGACCTCGCAGCTGGGCGTGGCCACGATCGCGGCCGCGCGGGTCGTCGACGAACGCCGGCTCGACGACCGGCTGGGATCCGCGGTGGCCGCGGCCGACGCGTGGGGAGCCCTCAGCGGGGCCGCCCGCGGTGAGATCCTGCACCGTGTGGGCGCGGCCCTGGAGGCCCGGCGCGCCGACCTGATCGAAGTCATGGCGTCCGAGACGGGCAAAACGGCCGACCAGGCCGACCCCGAAGTGTCCGAAGCTGTCGACTTCGCGCACTACTACGCGGAACTGGCCGCGCAACTGGACGACATCGACGGCGCGGTGGCCATCCCGGAGAAGCTGACCCTGGTCACGCCGCCGTGGAACTTCCCCGTGGCCATCCCCGCCGGTTCGGTGCTGTCCGCGCTGGCCGCCGGCTCGGCCGTCGCGCTCAAACCGGCCGGGCCGGCCGAACGCTGCGGCGCCCTGCTGGCCGAGATCATCAAGCCCGAACTGCCGGACGCCGACCTGCTCACGCTCGTGCAGGTCGAGGAGAACGAACTGGGCAGCAAACTGATCGCCCACGCGCTCGTCGACCGGGTGATCCTGACCGGGGCGTACGAGACCGCGCAGCTGTTCCGCTCGTTCCGCGCCGACCTGCCGCTGCTGGCCGAGACGAGCGGCAAGAACGCCATCATCGTCACCCCGAGCGCCGACCTGGACCTGGCCGTCAAGGACGTGGTGAACTCCGCGTTCGGCCACGCCGGTCAGAAGTGCTCGGCCGCCTCGCTGGTCGTTCTGGTCGGATCGGTGGCCCGGTCCGAGCGGTTCCGCCACCAGCTGCTCGACGCGGCGTCGTCGCTCACCGTGGGCTGGCCGTCGGACGCGCGCAGCCAGGTCGGCCCGGTCATCGAACCCGCCGCCGGAAAACTGCACGACGGCCTGACGAAGCTCGGCCCCGGCGAGAAATGGCTGCTCCAGCCGAAGTCGCTCGACGACAGCGGCCGCCTGTGGACCCCCGGCATCCGCGACGGCGTGACCCGCGGCTCGGCCTTCCACCGCACCGAGTACTTCGGCCCCGTGCTCGGCATCATGACCGCGGCGACCCTCGACGAGGCCATCGACCTGGTCAACGACGTCGACTTCGGTCTGACCTCCGGTCTGCACTCGCTCGACCCGGCCGAGCTCAACACGTGGCTGTCGCGCGTGCAGGCCGGCAACCTGTACGTCAACCGCGGCATCACCGGCGCGATCGTCCGCCGCCAGCCGTTCGGCGGCTGGAAGAAGTCGGCGGTCGGCCCCGGCACGAAGGCCGGCGGCCCCAACTACCTGATCGGCCTGACCGGTTGGCAGTCGGCTCCGGCCACCACGGGCGAGGTGCCCGACGACATGCGCGCCCTGCTGGCCGCGGCGCCCTCAACGGCTGCTGACCTGCTCACGCGCGCCGTCGCCAGTGACGCCGCCGCCTGGTCCGGGCACTTCGCCCAGTCCGACGTCTCCGGCCTGTGGGCCGAACGCAACGTGCTGCGCTACCTGCCGGTCCCGGTCACCGTCCGGTTGTCCGCGGACGCCCCCGTGGAGTCCCTGGCCCGCGTGGTCGCCGCCGGCCTGCGCGCCGGCGCTCCCGTCCAGGTCTCCGTGGCGTCCCCGCTCCCGGCCGAACTGGCCGCGGCCATCCCGTTCGGCATCCGCGTGGAGGACGACGCCACCTTCGCGGCGGGCCTGCGCACGGTGAACCGGGTCCGCCTGATCGGCGGCTCCGCCGAGGCCCTGGCCCGCGCCACCGAAGGCCGCCCCGACCTGGCCGTCTGGTCAGGTCCCGTCACCGAGGCCGGGCGCGTCGAACTCCTGCCGTTCCTCCACGAACAGGCCGTGAGCATCACCGCGCACCGCTTCGGCAACCCCGACAAGCTCGCCCACACAGCCCTGTAA
- a CDS encoding PLP-dependent aminotransferase family protein, producing MSDGNAVDRVIQDLRERAGAAPSGSRLPSVRELTARHHASPVTVAAAIRALVREGLVEARPGQGTFVAQREPRGRNRQSARPDLSWQTVALGARRGGEEELQALLATPPDGTIALSGGYLDPELQPTAALGAALARAARQPAAWQRGPAEGRADLRAWFARDPGLRADDMVISPGGQAAITSTLRALTNPGDTLLVESPTYLGALAAARAAGLTVIPVPADANGVLPDQLRAAFTRTGARVFYSQPLYANPTGATLAPHRRIEVLDAVRETGSFLIEDDYARDLAIDGTPPPPLAADDPDGHVVHLRSLTKSAAPGLRIAAIGARGQAGARLRAARLLDDLFVAGPLQQAALELVTSPAWDRHRRALRKELRARRDALLTALRRHLPLDAGQAPTGGLHLWVRSGHDIDDVALASAAAAEGVIVFPGRPWFAAEPPAAYLRLTYAAAPPALMDEAVVRLKRAFDKVNA from the coding sequence ATGAGTGACGGTAACGCAGTCGATCGCGTTATCCAAGATCTGCGCGAGCGGGCCGGTGCGGCCCCGTCAGGGTCCAGGCTGCCCTCCGTACGGGAATTGACCGCTCGGCATCACGCCTCACCGGTCACTGTCGCGGCGGCGATCCGGGCCCTTGTGCGCGAAGGGCTTGTCGAAGCACGGCCGGGGCAGGGCACCTTTGTTGCGCAGCGCGAGCCGCGCGGCCGGAACCGGCAGAGCGCACGACCCGACCTGTCGTGGCAGACCGTGGCCTTAGGAGCGAGGCGCGGCGGCGAGGAGGAGCTGCAAGCGTTACTCGCGACACCGCCTGACGGGACCATTGCGTTATCCGGTGGCTACCTCGACCCGGAGCTGCAGCCGACGGCCGCCCTCGGTGCGGCGCTGGCCCGGGCCGCCCGGCAACCCGCCGCCTGGCAGCGCGGACCGGCGGAGGGCCGGGCCGACCTGCGCGCCTGGTTCGCCCGGGACCCGGGCCTGCGCGCCGACGACATGGTGATCAGCCCCGGCGGTCAGGCCGCGATCACGTCGACCCTGCGCGCCCTGACCAACCCGGGCGACACCCTCCTCGTGGAGTCACCGACCTATCTGGGCGCGCTGGCCGCGGCCCGCGCCGCGGGACTCACCGTCATCCCCGTGCCGGCGGACGCCAACGGCGTGCTCCCCGACCAGTTGCGGGCGGCGTTCACCCGCACCGGGGCGCGCGTCTTCTACAGCCAGCCCCTGTACGCCAACCCGACCGGCGCCACCCTGGCCCCGCACCGCAGGATCGAGGTGCTCGACGCCGTACGCGAAACCGGTTCTTTTCTCATCGAGGACGACTATGCCCGCGACCTGGCCATCGACGGCACACCACCGCCCCCGCTCGCGGCCGACGACCCGGACGGTCACGTCGTGCATCTGCGCTCGCTCACCAAGTCGGCCGCCCCCGGCCTGCGGATCGCCGCGATCGGGGCCCGGGGTCAGGCCGGGGCCCGGTTGCGCGCGGCCCGCCTGCTCGACGACCTGTTCGTGGCGGGCCCCTTGCAGCAGGCCGCCCTCGAACTGGTCACGTCGCCGGCCTGGGACCGCCACCGTCGTGCGCTCCGCAAGGAGTTGCGCGCCCGCCGCGACGCGCTCCTGACCGCTCTGCGCCGGCATCTTCCGCTCGACGCGGGCCAGGCTCCCACCGGCGGCCTGCACCTGTGGGTGCGTTCCGGTCATGACATCGACGACGTGGCGCTGGCCTCCGCCGCCGCGGCCGAGGGCGTCATCGTCTTTCCCGGCCGCCCCTGGTTCGCGGCCGAGCCGCCGGCCGCCTACTTGCGCCTCACCTACGCCGCGGCCCCGCCCGCCCTGATGGACGAGGCCGTCGTCCGCCTCAAGCGCGCGTTCGACAAGGTGAACGCATAG
- a CDS encoding acetyltransferase: MIYRHLLPGEEAVFDSLGPITPISYADGLAGGGFHPSRTWVAQRDGQVVARAAWVLPPGAAGGPWLEHFDLTGPPEVGSALLTAAHAALGGPRPFHATLPVDERVLTAARLAGLVPTVERRRFRWSGGRVETPAQPVRPAAGAGEVRALVAGVARPDVLTGSETALAVAGLDLARDPWPWLTGPAAAWHVLADGTGLAGTAGEACWPMLVYLGVLPGAAPGARSSLLAASLGALVAGGAEQVVADVESTLPGLEPAGFHHIRSRLTFVPA; this comes from the coding sequence ATGATCTACCGCCATCTGCTCCCCGGCGAGGAAGCCGTCTTCGACTCCCTCGGCCCGATCACCCCGATCTCGTACGCCGACGGCCTCGCCGGCGGCGGTTTCCACCCGTCCCGTACGTGGGTCGCCCAGCGCGACGGCCAGGTGGTGGCGCGCGCCGCGTGGGTGCTCCCGCCCGGCGCCGCCGGCGGTCCGTGGCTGGAACACTTCGACCTGACCGGCCCGCCCGAGGTCGGGTCCGCGCTGCTGACCGCGGCCCACGCCGCGCTGGGCGGCCCCCGCCCGTTCCATGCCACCCTGCCCGTGGACGAGCGCGTGCTGACGGCGGCCCGCCTGGCCGGTCTCGTCCCCACCGTCGAGCGCAGGCGTTTCCGCTGGTCCGGCGGTCGTGTCGAGACCCCGGCCCAGCCCGTACGCCCGGCGGCGGGCGCCGGTGAGGTCCGGGCGCTGGTGGCTGGGGTCGCCCGCCCCGATGTGCTCACCGGCTCCGAGACCGCGCTGGCCGTGGCCGGGCTCGATCTGGCCCGCGACCCGTGGCCGTGGCTGACCGGCCCGGCCGCGGCGTGGCACGTGCTTGCGGACGGCACGGGCCTGGCCGGAACCGCGGGCGAGGCCTGCTGGCCCATGCTCGTCTACCTCGGGGTGCTGCCCGGCGCCGCCCCCGGGGCCCGGTCGTCGCTGCTCGCCGCGTCGCTCGGCGCGCTGGTCGCGGGCGGCGCGGAGCAGGTCGTGGCCGATGTCGAGTCCACCTTGCCGGGCCTGGAGCCTGCGGGGTTCCATCACATCCGGTCGCGCCTGACGTTCGTGCCGGCCTGA